From one Humulus lupulus chromosome 8, drHumLupu1.1, whole genome shotgun sequence genomic stretch:
- the LOC133797546 gene encoding putative 3,4-dihydroxy-2-butanone kinase, with product MAFQGKKLINNPNDVVTEFIEGLVETYPGLQYLDGFPQVKVVLRADVSAATYDKVAIISGGGSGHEPAHAGFVGEGMLTAAICGDVFASPPVDSILAGIRAVTGPMGCLLIVKNYTGDRLNFGLAAEQAKSEGYNIEIVFVGDDCALPPPRGIAGRRGLAGTILVHKVAGAAAAAGLSLALVAAEAKRASEMVGTMGVALSVCTLPGLVTSDRLGPGKMELGLGIHGEPGAAVADLQPVDVVVSHVLNQILSSENNYVPITRGNRVVLMINGLGATPVMELMIASGKAVPKLQLEHGLAVDRVYTGSFMTSLDMAGFSISIMKADQAILQLLDAPTKAPAWPVGVDGSHPPPKIPVPVPPSRSTKSDESLGRPLQLSEEGQILEAAIEAAANAVIKIVDSLNEWDSRAGDGDCGSTMYKGAAAILNDLETYPLNDAAETVNEIGSSIGKAMGGTSGIIYSIFCKAFYGQLKISTRSDVTAKKWAEALEAAIAAVSKYGGASAGYRTLLDALIPASTVLQEKLNAGEDSVTAFLLSSEAALAGAESTIHMQAQAGRSTYVPEEILASVPDPGAMAAASWYRAAALAVKDKCQPS from the exons ATGGCTTTTCAGGGCAAGAAGCTCATCAACAACCCCAATG ATGTGGTGACCGAGTTCATTGAGGGTCTTGTGGAAACGTACCCTGGCCTGCAATACTTAGATGGCTTTCCTCAG GTGAAGGTTGTATTACGTGCTGATGTTTCTGCTGCAACGTACGATAAAGTTGCTATTATATCAG GAGGTGGAAGTGGGCATGAGCCTGCACATGCTGGATTTGTTGGGGAAGGGATGCTGACAGCAGCAATTTGTGGGGATGTTTTTGCCTCTCCACCTGTTGATTCAATTCTAGCT GGCATTCGAGCTGTAACTGGTCCAATGGGGTGTCTTCTTATTGTCAAG AATTATACTGGTGACCGCTTAAATTTTGGTTTGGCTGCTGAACAAGCAAAGTCTGAAGGTTATAACATTGAG ATTGTGTTTGTTGGAGATGATTGTGCATTACCTCCACCTAGAGGCATAGCTGGTCGAAGGGGTTTGGCTGGGACGATTCTTGTTCACAAG GTTGCTGGGGCTGCAGCTGCTGCTGGGCTTTCACTTGCTCTTGTTGCTGCAGAGGCCAAACGGGCATCTGAAATGGTTGGAACAATGGGTGTTGCACTATCTGTTTGCACACTGCCTGGTCTAGTTACATCAGATCGTTTGGGCCCAGGAAAGATGGAACTGGGTCTTGGAATT CATGGAGAACCTGGTGCTGCTGTGGCTGACCTTCAACCAGTTGATGTAGTTGTTTCTCATGTTTTGAATCAGATACTATCATCG GAGAACAACTATGTTCCGATTACGAGAGGAAACAGAGTTGTCCTAATGATTAACGG TTTAGGTGCCACTCCTGTGATGGAACTAATGATTGCTTCTGGAAAAGCAGTACCAAAGTTGCAACTGGAGCATGGACTGGCGGTTGATAGAGTGTATACAGGATCATTTATGACTTCTCTTGATATGGCAG GTTTCTCGATTTCCATCATGAAAGCGGATCAAGCTATTTTGCAACTTTTGGATGCTCCAACTAAAGCTCCAGCTTGGCCTGTTGGTGTTGACG GTAGTCATCCACCACCCAAAATTCCTGTTCCCGTGCCTCCATCTCGTTCTACAAAGAGTGATGAG TCATTAGGTCGGCCGCTTCAACTGAGTGAAGAAGGTCAGATTCTTGAGGCGGCTATTGAAGCAGCTGCAAATGCAGTAATCAAGATCGTGGATAGTTTGAATGAGTGGGACAGTAGAGCAGGTGATGGTGACTGTGGGTCAACA ATGTATAAAGGTGCAGCTGCGATATTAAATGACTTGGAAAC TTATCCTCTGAATGATGCTGCTGAAACGGTGAATGAAATCGGATCATCTATTGGAAAAGCTATGGGAGGAACAAGCGGGATCAT ATATAGTATATTTTGTAAGGCATTTTACGGACAATTAAAAATAAGCACCCGGTCAGATGTCACAGCAAAGAAAT GGGCTGAAGCACTCGAAGCTGCTATTGCCGCAGTTAGTAAATATGGGGGAGCCAGTGCTGGCTATCGCACATTGTTAGATGCCTTAATTCCAGCTTCAACAGTTCTCCAGGAG AAGTTAAATGCTGGGGAAGACTCTGTTACTGCTTTTCTCCTTTCATCCGAAGCAGCTTTGGCTGGGGCTGAGTCAACCATACACATGCAGGCACAG